A window of Thermosynechococcus sp. NK55a contains these coding sequences:
- the rsmG gene encoding 16S rRNA (guanine(527)-N(7))-methyltransferase RsmG, translated as MTNPSTLLLEQFPWQETLQWQPTPQQQEQFQRFYGAILAANQGMNLTRITAVPDFWEKHLWDSLRGILPWLQPTGETLWGTKIQRVIDIGSGGGFPGVPVAIARPDWSVTLLEATQKKVKFLHSLDSAVGLANIYPEWGRAESHERRYDLALIRAVGDVARCCAYGLPLLRSGGILVLYRGQWSDEDTQHLETLLPRYRSRRLDIQGFTTPLSHAQRHCVYLQRQG; from the coding sequence ATGACGAACCCTAGCACGTTATTGCTTGAGCAATTCCCTTGGCAGGAGACACTCCAGTGGCAACCCACCCCCCAACAGCAGGAACAGTTCCAAAGGTTCTATGGGGCTATCCTTGCAGCCAACCAAGGGATGAACCTGACGCGGATTACGGCAGTCCCCGATTTCTGGGAGAAGCACCTCTGGGATTCGTTGCGGGGGATTTTGCCGTGGCTTCAGCCCACTGGGGAAACGTTGTGGGGAACCAAGATTCAACGGGTCATTGATATTGGCAGTGGCGGTGGTTTTCCAGGGGTACCGGTGGCGATCGCCCGCCCCGATTGGTCAGTGACGCTCCTTGAAGCAACCCAAAAGAAAGTCAAATTTTTGCACTCTCTGGATTCAGCGGTTGGTTTGGCCAACATTTATCCAGAATGGGGGCGGGCAGAGTCCCATGAGCGCCGTTATGATTTGGCCTTGATTCGAGCTGTCGGTGATGTCGCTCGTTGTTGTGCCTATGGCTTGCCCCTGTTGCGCTCGGGGGGCATTTTAGTCCTGTACCGAGGCCAGTGGAGCGACGAGGATACCCAGCATCTAGAGACTCTCTTGCCGCGATACCGCAGTCGACGACTAGACATTCAGGGATTTACTACTCCCTTGAGTCATGCCCAACGGCACTGTGTTTACCTGCAGCGTCAGGGTTGA
- a CDS encoding DUF1816 domain-containing protein gives MLSDNNTGFTSWLADLLNGMGLAWWVKIETKTPPCTYYFGPFLTSMEAEKEKDGYIEDLKAEGAEGLEVSVVRCRPEEVTIDAEKRCGCPLGSA, from the coding sequence ATGCTTAGCGATAATAATACAGGTTTTACAAGCTGGCTCGCCGATCTCCTCAATGGAATGGGTCTGGCATGGTGGGTCAAGATAGAGACGAAGACCCCCCCCTGCACGTACTACTTTGGCCCTTTTCTGACATCCATGGAGGCCGAAAAAGAGAAGGATGGCTACATTGAGGACTTGAAGGCTGAGGGAGCAGAGGGGCTTGAGGTTAGTGTGGTGCGCTGCCGTCCTGAAGAGGTGACCATTGACGCCGAAAAAAGATGCGGGTGCCCCTTAGGGTCGGCATGA
- the fabI gene encoding enoyl-ACP reductase FabI, whose amino-acid sequence MLLDLSGKRALVTGIANNRSIAWGIAQQLHAAGAELAVTYLPDERGKLKQKVEELTAPLVPKLLLPLDVQQPQQIDDVFAAIQSTWGGLDILIHCLAFAQKEDLSGDFSAVSLEGFHLALDISAYSLISLSRAAKPLMTHGGSIITLTYLGGVRVVPNYNVMGIAKAALEMNVRYLAAELGPLNIRVNGISAGPIRTLASSAVGGILDMIHHVEATAPLRRTVTQTEVGNTAAFLASDLASGITGQILYVDSGYCIMGM is encoded by the coding sequence ATGCTCCTAGACCTATCGGGAAAACGTGCCCTTGTGACAGGGATTGCCAATAATCGCTCGATTGCTTGGGGGATTGCCCAACAGCTCCATGCAGCGGGTGCTGAGCTGGCAGTGACGTACCTGCCCGACGAGCGGGGAAAGCTCAAGCAAAAGGTCGAGGAACTGACAGCCCCCCTTGTTCCCAAGCTGCTCCTGCCGCTAGATGTGCAGCAACCTCAACAAATTGACGACGTCTTTGCGGCGATTCAATCCACATGGGGTGGCTTAGATATCTTGATTCACTGTTTGGCCTTTGCCCAAAAAGAAGATCTCAGTGGTGACTTTTCAGCAGTCTCCCTTGAAGGCTTTCATCTTGCCCTCGACATTAGTGCCTACTCCCTCATCTCCCTCAGCCGTGCCGCCAAACCGCTGATGACCCATGGGGGTTCAATCATTACCCTCACCTATTTGGGGGGGGTGCGGGTTGTGCCAAACTACAACGTCATGGGCATTGCTAAGGCAGCCCTAGAAATGAACGTGCGCTACCTGGCAGCGGAACTAGGGCCTCTGAATATCCGCGTCAATGGTATCTCTGCGGGACCAATTCGCACCTTAGCCTCCTCAGCTGTAGGGGGCATTCTGGACATGATTCACCATGTGGAAGCCACGGCTCCCCTGCGGCGCACGGTAACCCAAACAGAAGTGGGCAACACAGCCGCTTTTCTGGCCAGTGATCTAGCCAGTGGCATCACTGGCCAAATTCTTTATGTGGATTCGGGCTACTGCATCATGGGGATGTGA
- a CDS encoding DUF2605 domain-containing protein codes for MLHSNLPEPQLLKVLLEPLLEDFQYWFTRSRSLLQTEVIPFLEVAEQQALLERVETALNDVIAAQSLFRATDGQVGVDTQVLMQWHTLLMECWQVAHHYRLSKSCDA; via the coding sequence ATGCTGCACTCAAATTTACCTGAGCCTCAACTACTTAAGGTCTTACTGGAGCCGCTACTTGAAGATTTTCAGTACTGGTTCACGCGATCGCGATCGCTCTTGCAGACAGAAGTCATTCCCTTCCTGGAGGTGGCGGAACAGCAGGCACTCCTTGAACGGGTGGAGACAGCCCTCAACGATGTGATTGCTGCCCAAAGCCTCTTTCGGGCAACGGACGGCCAAGTGGGGGTTGATACACAGGTATTAATGCAGTGGCATACGCTCTTGATGGAGTGCTGGCAGGTTGCCCACCACTATCGCTTATCCAAATCTTGTGACGCTTAA
- a CDS encoding HAD family hydrolase encodes MAQIFPSLLALDFDGVLCNGLREYFQTSWRVYQQVWPEQPLGISLEKLERQFGQLRAVITVGWEMPLLLRAIVEGTPAQEILQDWPKVCDRLLATYHLTAADLGARVDGLRDRWIETDWQSWLALHNFYDGVIAAVQHWQAQGQALAIVTTKEQRFVTYLLEQAGLSFPSEAIYGKEQQQPKPVILQALQSTYGAPLWFVEDRLGALLQVAATSELEETKLFLATWGYTTAGDRAQAEAHPRIHPLSLEQFCKFPHWLSP; translated from the coding sequence ATGGCACAAATATTCCCCTCATTGCTGGCCTTAGATTTTGATGGCGTTCTCTGTAACGGCCTGCGGGAATATTTTCAAACCAGTTGGCGAGTCTATCAGCAGGTGTGGCCTGAGCAGCCCCTTGGGATTTCCCTAGAGAAACTAGAAAGGCAATTTGGTCAATTGCGCGCTGTGATTACGGTGGGGTGGGAGATGCCGCTGCTGTTGCGGGCAATTGTTGAAGGTACCCCTGCTCAAGAGATTCTCCAAGATTGGCCAAAGGTGTGCGATCGCCTGCTGGCTACCTATCATCTCACTGCCGCTGATTTAGGAGCACGAGTGGACGGCCTGCGCGATCGCTGGATTGAAACGGACTGGCAAAGCTGGTTAGCGCTCCATAACTTTTATGACGGTGTCATAGCCGCTGTGCAACACTGGCAGGCCCAAGGGCAAGCCCTCGCCATTGTCACCACCAAGGAGCAGCGCTTTGTCACCTATTTGCTGGAGCAGGCGGGCCTTTCTTTTCCCTCGGAGGCCATCTATGGCAAAGAGCAACAGCAGCCAAAACCTGTGATTCTTCAGGCACTGCAGTCAACCTATGGCGCTCCCCTGTGGTTTGTTGAAGATCGCCTTGGGGCACTACTACAGGTTGCGGCAACATCGGAACTCGAGGAAACAAAACTCTTCTTGGCCACCTGGGGCTATACTACCGCGGGCGATCGCGCCCAGGCTGAGGCACATCCGCGCATCCACCCCCTCAGCCTAGAACAATTTTGCAAATTTCCCCACTGGCTGTCCCCCTAA
- a CDS encoding PspA/IM30 family protein → MGLLDRVGMVIRSNLNALVSAAEDPEKILEQTIIDMNADLVKLRQAVAQAIAAQKRLEQQYTQNLKDAQQWEERARLALSRGDEALALEALNRKKTAADTAIALKAQVDQMAAQVKTLKDNLTALESKISEAKTKKEMLKARVRAAKASEQIHQAVSKVGTSNAMAAFERMEDKVLQMEARSQAIAELSGDTLESKFEALQSSANKQDVEFELLEMKRQMGLLTDAPSAGTLPQAASGSSQLNININVSAPEVQDAPRTSSSSQSKSKSIDDDMAELRRLLES, encoded by the coding sequence ATGGGTTTACTTGATCGTGTGGGCATGGTAATTCGCTCTAACCTCAATGCCCTAGTGAGTGCTGCCGAAGATCCGGAAAAAATTCTCGAGCAAACGATTATTGATATGAATGCCGACTTGGTGAAGTTACGCCAAGCGGTTGCTCAGGCCATTGCCGCCCAAAAACGACTCGAACAACAGTACACCCAAAATCTTAAGGATGCCCAGCAGTGGGAAGAGCGGGCACGGCTTGCCCTCAGTAGAGGAGATGAAGCACTGGCTCTCGAAGCCTTGAACCGCAAGAAAACTGCCGCAGATACCGCTATTGCCCTCAAAGCCCAGGTGGATCAAATGGCTGCTCAAGTGAAAACCCTTAAGGACAACTTGACGGCCCTTGAAAGCAAAATTTCTGAGGCCAAAACGAAGAAGGAAATGCTTAAGGCACGGGTTCGTGCAGCCAAAGCCTCCGAACAGATTCATCAAGCGGTTAGCAAGGTGGGCACCTCCAATGCGATGGCGGCATTTGAACGCATGGAAGATAAAGTGCTTCAAATGGAGGCCCGCTCCCAAGCTATTGCTGAACTGAGTGGCGATACGCTCGAAAGTAAATTCGAAGCCCTCCAAAGCAGTGCTAACAAGCAGGACGTGGAATTTGAGCTGCTGGAAATGAAGCGGCAAATGGGCCTGTTGACTGATGCCCCCTCCGCGGGGACGCTACCCCAGGCCGCCAGTGGCAGCAGTCAATTGAATATCAATATCAATGTCTCTGCTCCTGAAGTGCAGGACGCACCACGCACCAGTTCATCGTCTCAAAGTAAATCTAAATCTATTGATGACGATATGGCAGAACTTCGCCGCCTACTAGAGAGTTAG
- a CDS encoding rubredoxin has product MTAETPDVAPLDRFECRACGYIYEPAKGDENRSIPPGTAFADLPVNWRCPVCSAPKKQFSNIGPVGSPSGFKENLNYGLGVNRLTPGQKNILIFGGLALAVLFLLSFYNVR; this is encoded by the coding sequence ATGACCGCCGAAACCCCTGATGTTGCGCCCTTAGATCGGTTTGAGTGCCGTGCCTGCGGCTACATCTATGAACCAGCAAAGGGAGACGAGAATCGCTCGATTCCGCCCGGCACAGCCTTTGCTGATCTCCCCGTAAACTGGCGGTGCCCAGTGTGCAGTGCCCCAAAAAAGCAATTTAGCAACATTGGACCTGTCGGATCCCCCTCGGGCTTCAAGGAGAATCTGAACTACGGCTTGGGTGTGAATCGCCTCACCCCTGGCCAAAAAAACATCCTCATTTTTGGTGGTCTTGCCCTTGCTGTTCTTTTTCTACTGAGTTTCTATAATGTTCGCTAA
- a CDS encoding aromatic ring-hydroxylating dioxygenase subunit alpha: MTPSSTSFSLHEGSSFLRNIWYYGLPAADLKPGRCQAKVLLGEPILFCRTTSGKPFALRNLCPHRGIPLHYGRFDGEEVECPYHGWRFNAHGHCTLIPSLTSDSDVDLKNFGVLSYPVREVQGNLWIFFPANERNVSEPTLEVPLVPGFSAETQPQAVQKFIFPGHLDQVFINFMDPSHAPFVHGAWWWRKRGKLFEKAKTFDPSPYGFTMRRHPLLRKSWAHHILGGHPEVEIIYRLPGIRIETNYSDRHTFCFLITLTPINDQETELTATYYWTFPWLAPLKPLLAPLAREFLNQDLRIVAKQSEGLKYKPPLTLIKEADYQAKWYYQLKREYEKATQEEREFVNPLKTQVLRWR, translated from the coding sequence ATGACACCCAGCAGCACTTCATTCTCCCTTCATGAGGGCAGTAGCTTTTTGCGCAATATCTGGTACTATGGCCTGCCAGCCGCTGACCTTAAACCGGGTCGGTGTCAAGCCAAGGTGCTTTTAGGAGAACCCATCCTATTTTGTCGTACCACTTCAGGCAAGCCCTTTGCCCTGCGTAATCTCTGCCCTCACCGTGGCATTCCCCTGCACTATGGTCGCTTTGATGGCGAAGAGGTGGAGTGCCCCTACCACGGCTGGCGCTTTAATGCCCACGGCCACTGTACGCTGATTCCCTCCCTGACGAGTGATAGCGATGTGGATCTCAAAAACTTTGGGGTGTTGAGCTATCCGGTGCGCGAGGTGCAGGGCAATCTCTGGATTTTTTTCCCGGCCAATGAGCGCAATGTCAGCGAGCCCACCCTAGAGGTGCCCCTTGTTCCCGGATTTAGTGCCGAGACCCAACCCCAAGCGGTACAAAAATTCATCTTTCCGGGACATCTAGATCAGGTGTTTATTAACTTTATGGATCCCTCCCATGCGCCCTTTGTCCATGGGGCCTGGTGGTGGCGCAAGCGCGGCAAGCTCTTTGAGAAGGCGAAAACCTTTGATCCGTCGCCCTATGGCTTTACAATGCGCCGTCATCCCCTGTTGCGCAAGTCTTGGGCACACCATATTTTGGGTGGCCACCCTGAGGTGGAAATTATCTATCGGCTGCCGGGCATTCGCATTGAAACTAACTATAGCGATCGCCACACCTTTTGTTTTCTGATTACCCTCACCCCCATTAACGATCAGGAAACTGAACTCACCGCCACCTACTACTGGACATTTCCTTGGCTTGCTCCCCTGAAACCCCTACTGGCTCCCCTAGCGCGGGAATTTCTCAACCAAGATTTGCGCATTGTAGCCAAGCAAAGCGAAGGCCTGAAGTACAAGCCACCCTTGACGCTCATTAAAGAAGCAGATTACCAAGCCAAGTGGTACTACCAGCTTAAACGGGAGTATGAAAAGGCCACCCAAGAGGAACGGGAATTTGTCAACCCCCTGAAAACCCAAGTCCTGCGCTGGCGATAA
- a CDS encoding photosynthesis system II assembly factor Ycf48: MKGIKFLHWLLVTVLLWVSLSTPALAIPALDYNPWEAIQLPTTSTILDMSFIDRNHGWLVGTNATLMETRDGGQTWEPRTLVLDNPDYRFNSVSFQGNEGWIVGEPPIMLHTTDGGQSWSQIPLNPKLPGSPRLIKALGNGSAEMMTNVGAIYRTKDSGKNWQALVQEAIGVMRNLNRSPSGEYVAVSSRGSFYSTWEPGQTAWEPHNRTTSRRLHNMGFTPDGRLWMIVNGGKIAFSDPENSENWGELLSPLRRNSVGFLDLAYRTPNEVWLAGGAGVLLCSQDGGQTWQQDVDVKQVPSNFYKILFFGPDQGFILGQKGILLRYVTDLRAAPA; the protein is encoded by the coding sequence ATGAAAGGAATCAAGTTCCTGCATTGGCTACTAGTGACCGTTCTCCTCTGGGTGAGCCTGAGCACCCCTGCCCTTGCTATCCCTGCTTTGGACTACAACCCTTGGGAAGCCATCCAACTGCCAACAACCTCAACGATTCTTGACATGAGCTTTATTGACCGTAATCACGGTTGGTTAGTCGGTACCAATGCCACGCTAATGGAAACTCGCGACGGTGGTCAAACCTGGGAACCGCGCACGCTGGTTTTAGATAACCCCGACTATCGCTTCAACAGCGTTAGCTTCCAGGGGAACGAGGGCTGGATTGTCGGTGAGCCGCCAATTATGCTGCACACAACCGATGGCGGCCAGTCTTGGAGCCAAATTCCCCTCAATCCCAAACTCCCCGGCTCGCCCCGCCTGATCAAAGCCCTCGGCAATGGCTCTGCGGAAATGATGACCAACGTGGGGGCAATTTACCGCACCAAAGATAGTGGCAAAAACTGGCAAGCATTAGTCCAAGAAGCCATTGGTGTCATGCGCAACCTCAACCGTTCGCCCTCTGGAGAGTATGTGGCTGTTTCCTCGCGGGGGAGCTTTTACTCTACTTGGGAACCGGGCCAAACCGCTTGGGAACCCCATAATCGCACCACCTCACGCCGCCTCCACAATATGGGCTTTACCCCTGATGGTCGGCTCTGGATGATTGTCAATGGGGGTAAAATCGCCTTCTCTGATCCAGAGAATTCTGAGAATTGGGGAGAACTGCTGAGTCCTCTGCGTCGCAATAGTGTTGGCTTCCTTGATCTGGCCTATCGCACACCCAACGAAGTATGGCTAGCAGGGGGTGCCGGCGTGCTGCTGTGTAGCCAAGATGGTGGCCAAACCTGGCAGCAGGATGTGGACGTGAAGCAAGTCCCCTCCAACTTTTATAAAATTCTCTTCTTTGGTCCCGATCAAGGGTTCATCCTCGGCCAGAAGGGCATCTTACTGCGGTATGTGACTGACTTGAGGGCTGCTCCAGCGTAA
- a CDS encoding DUF2973 domain-containing protein: MLQLIYIVVFTVLALLAMANLIRSLLTLGIESQRQFSPQRVTHPELLDSDGRVIDEPLLVMRSLSVEDARAQLDAIYRESPSYGDDSRGETQA; encoded by the coding sequence ATGTTGCAGTTGATCTACATTGTTGTCTTTACGGTCTTGGCACTACTGGCCATGGCGAATTTGATTCGCAGTTTGTTGACTCTCGGCATTGAGTCACAACGGCAATTTTCACCGCAACGGGTGACCCATCCAGAACTTTTAGATAGCGATGGCCGTGTGATTGATGAACCCCTATTGGTGATGCGCTCTTTGAGCGTCGAGGATGCCCGTGCCCAACTGGATGCGATCTATCGCGAATCCCCCAGCTACGGTGACGACTCCCGTGGAGAAACCCAAGCCTAG
- a CDS encoding VOC family protein translates to MVFLHVAINVTDLERAAAFYEGLLGLTPVDRPLEFPGRWYQIGAVQIHLIQAQKVVDTRQDQRWGRNPHFALGVTDLASLEQRLVAAQIPWQRSASGRAAIFVADPDGNLIELSQMS, encoded by the coding sequence ATGGTTTTTCTCCACGTTGCCATTAACGTCACGGATCTAGAGCGAGCTGCTGCCTTCTATGAAGGGTTGCTGGGTCTTACCCCCGTCGATCGCCCCCTGGAATTTCCCGGCCGCTGGTATCAAATCGGTGCCGTGCAAATTCATCTAATCCAAGCGCAGAAGGTGGTAGATACCCGTCAAGATCAACGGTGGGGACGTAACCCCCACTTTGCCCTTGGTGTAACTGATTTAGCCAGTCTCGAACAACGCCTAGTGGCAGCCCAAATCCCCTGGCAGCGCAGTGCCTCAGGACGAGCCGCAATCTTTGTCGCAGATCCCGATGGCAATTTGATTGAACTTAGCCAAATGTCCTAG
- the sfsA gene encoding DNA/RNA nuclease SfsA, with translation MTPTFCWHYPPLQEGILCRRYRRFFAEIELTSGDRITAHCPNTGPMTGICQVGAPVQVSYHADPKRKLAYTWEMIFVDGTWVGVNTSLPNRVIASALAAGILPELAGYGTQQREVVYGQERSRIDFYLTDHPQQPSAYVEVKNTTWAQGGLALFPDTVTTRGQKHLRELQWLRQTQPEARVCMLYFINRGDCDRFAPGDSADPIYGQLLRAAYNEGVEILPYRFAIEPRGIQFLGAAKLVL, from the coding sequence GTGACTCCTACATTCTGCTGGCACTATCCACCGCTCCAAGAAGGAATTCTCTGTCGGCGCTATCGGCGATTTTTTGCTGAGATTGAGTTGACCTCTGGCGATCGCATTACGGCCCACTGTCCAAATACAGGCCCAATGACGGGGATTTGCCAAGTAGGTGCCCCCGTTCAAGTCTCCTACCATGCGGATCCCAAGCGCAAGCTGGCCTATACGTGGGAAATGATTTTTGTTGACGGTACGTGGGTAGGGGTGAATACCAGTCTACCCAATCGGGTCATCGCTTCGGCATTGGCGGCAGGCATCCTACCGGAACTGGCTGGCTACGGTACGCAGCAGCGAGAGGTGGTCTATGGTCAGGAGCGCAGCCGCATTGACTTTTACTTAACGGATCATCCTCAACAGCCCTCCGCCTATGTTGAGGTGAAAAATACCACTTGGGCGCAGGGGGGCTTAGCGCTGTTCCCTGATACGGTAACCACCCGAGGTCAAAAGCACTTGCGGGAACTGCAGTGGCTGCGGCAAACCCAGCCGGAGGCCCGTGTCTGTATGCTTTACTTCATTAATCGCGGCGATTGCGATCGCTTTGCGCCCGGAGACAGTGCCGATCCCATCTATGGACAACTCTTGCGCGCTGCCTACAACGAGGGGGTGGAAATTTTGCCCTACCGCTTTGCCATTGAGCCAAGGGGTATTCAGTTCTTGGGAGCTGCCAAGCTGGTGCTCTAG
- a CDS encoding ComEC/Rec2 family competence protein has product MFNITKADGILWAIAFITGCLFSLFQGGWLGILALGGMLYGGRRWGGKVWLRLPASQSFAIATVVALLATLYVWLRTPQPGVNDISSLVPRLEALNLAPTVLVEGRVETTPLPNRAGRLRFFLGVERYENLSGEAAKSGVLQGRASGRLYVTVPAQQGAMLHPSQRIRLAGRLYLPRSGGSQFFRAFNFRRQLQLQHTFAGLAARKVTILDQGSPWGLWALRQRIVQVHAQGLGDRYGAVVSAMVLGNRAVAIPFEVRDSFQRVGLSHALAASGFHTAILLAVVLAVARFLPQQWRYGLGAGVLVIFVCLSGFAPSAMRAVLMGLAGLVALVNGQKGQPLVILLAIATAMLIYNPLWIEDIGFQLSFLATLGLIVSAQPISDRLHWLPTPLRNSLATPLAATLWVLPLSLAIFGIFPVYGLPANVIANPFLILLTVGGFISATVGFILPPLGSALAGLLYYPTALLLWLIETIGHWPGAVIALGSLGWLQVIVLYGLMLLVWLSPPWRRRWLLLFTLGVTLVLVPFIFRQTTLFQATVLANTRVPTLVIQQPAGTVVINSGDAQGLAAFLAQEGINRIDWAVASDRQYRQQQGWRDIHGITPIRQFTDVPTAKSDPAYREMLTTLKVSYQPLPLRQPVQLGQVKITVLRADPAILTLEMGNTQWLFVTDPSRDAAQTDWLAVTPVEPPQVLWWWGRKLTPRLFEIVKPRSVILSWNSLDPAIASYLKQKKIPYFVVGEVGEVRWQANGSLKANAPQNDSLI; this is encoded by the coding sequence ATGTTCAACATTACCAAGGCGGATGGGATTCTCTGGGCGATCGCCTTTATTACGGGGTGTCTTTTCAGTCTCTTTCAGGGGGGGTGGCTGGGGATCTTGGCCCTAGGGGGGATGCTCTACGGGGGGCGCCGTTGGGGGGGTAAGGTTTGGCTGCGACTGCCTGCGAGTCAAAGTTTTGCGATCGCTACCGTGGTTGCCCTCTTGGCAACGCTCTATGTATGGCTGCGCACCCCCCAGCCCGGGGTGAATGACATCAGCAGTTTGGTGCCGCGTCTTGAGGCACTGAATCTAGCGCCAACGGTGCTTGTCGAGGGTCGTGTTGAAACCACACCCTTGCCCAATCGCGCTGGGCGACTACGCTTTTTTCTAGGGGTGGAGCGCTATGAAAATCTGAGTGGGGAAGCTGCTAAAAGTGGTGTGCTCCAAGGGCGGGCAAGCGGCCGTCTGTACGTCACTGTTCCAGCACAGCAAGGGGCAATGCTGCATCCCAGCCAACGGATTCGGCTTGCGGGACGGCTCTATCTTCCCCGCAGTGGGGGTAGTCAGTTTTTTCGTGCCTTTAACTTTCGGCGGCAGCTTCAGTTGCAGCACACCTTTGCGGGCTTAGCGGCCCGTAAGGTCACGATTTTGGATCAGGGATCACCCTGGGGGTTATGGGCACTGCGGCAGCGAATTGTCCAAGTCCATGCCCAAGGATTGGGCGATCGCTATGGGGCGGTGGTCTCGGCAATGGTGCTGGGGAACCGTGCGGTGGCAATTCCCTTTGAGGTGCGCGACAGCTTTCAGCGAGTGGGGCTTTCCCATGCCCTAGCGGCCTCTGGGTTTCATACGGCCATTTTGCTAGCGGTGGTCTTGGCGGTGGCGCGTTTCTTGCCACAGCAGTGGCGCTATGGCTTGGGGGCTGGGGTTTTGGTGATCTTTGTCTGTTTAAGTGGGTTTGCCCCCTCCGCAATGCGCGCTGTGCTAATGGGCTTGGCGGGGTTAGTGGCTTTAGTGAATGGTCAAAAGGGGCAACCCCTTGTCATTTTGCTGGCGATCGCCACCGCCATGCTGATCTACAACCCCCTTTGGATTGAGGACATTGGCTTTCAATTGAGCTTCCTCGCCACTTTGGGCTTAATTGTCAGCGCCCAACCCATCAGCGATCGCCTCCATTGGCTGCCGACACCCTTGCGCAACTCCCTTGCTACACCCTTAGCGGCCACCCTCTGGGTACTTCCTCTGTCCCTCGCTATCTTTGGCATTTTCCCTGTTTATGGTCTGCCCGCCAATGTGATTGCCAATCCTTTCCTGATTTTGTTGACCGTTGGCGGTTTTATCAGTGCAACGGTCGGTTTCATCCTTCCCCCCCTCGGCTCTGCCCTAGCCGGGCTGCTCTACTACCCCACGGCCTTGCTACTGTGGCTAATTGAAACCATCGGCCACTGGCCAGGAGCCGTGATTGCCCTTGGCAGCTTGGGTTGGCTACAGGTCATTGTCCTCTATGGTCTGATGCTACTGGTGTGGTTGAGTCCCCCCTGGCGGCGGCGCTGGCTGTTGCTGTTTACACTGGGCGTCACCCTTGTCCTTGTGCCGTTTATTTTCCGCCAAACCACCCTGTTCCAGGCCACTGTTCTGGCCAATACGCGGGTTCCCACCCTGGTGATTCAGCAACCGGCAGGTACCGTGGTGATCAACAGTGGCGATGCCCAAGGGCTGGCGGCCTTTCTGGCTCAAGAGGGCATTAACCGCATTGATTGGGCGGTGGCCAGCGATCGCCAGTACCGTCAACAGCAGGGCTGGCGTGACATTCATGGGATTACCCCCATTCGCCAATTTACGGATGTGCCAACGGCCAAAAGTGATCCTGCGTACCGGGAAATGTTGACTACCCTCAAGGTCTCCTATCAACCCCTCCCCCTGCGGCAACCTGTTCAACTGGGTCAGGTGAAAATTACTGTCCTGCGGGCGGATCCAGCCATCTTGACCTTGGAGATGGGCAACACTCAGTGGCTCTTTGTCACTGATCCGAGTCGGGATGCCGCGCAAACGGATTGGCTGGCCGTCACGCCCGTGGAACCGCCGCAGGTTCTCTGGTGGTGGGGGCGAAAATTAACGCCACGCCTCTTTGAGATTGTCAAGCCGCGCAGTGTCATTCTTAGTTGGAATAGCCTTGATCCGGCGATCGCCAGCTACTTAAAGCAGAAAAAAATTCCCTATTTTGTCGTTGGCGAAGTGGGGGAAGTCCGCTGGCAGGCCAATGGTTCCCTAAAGGCAAATGCTCCGCAAAACGATAGCTTGATCTAG
- a CDS encoding phycobiliprotein lyase yields the protein MDIRDFFAQSAGRWFSQRTSHHLAFKQTESGKSQLTIELLSVDDPAVIALCQQYDMDPAWAVCGARVSWDGTMEWDSEKHEGSTVLVPILDQGSRMEGKLLREMGYAEKAPVAGRFSMGSDGALTLITEYETMYSEERLWFASPNLRLRTSILKRFGGFSMASFCSEIRLGVTQPANS from the coding sequence ATGGACATCCGCGATTTTTTTGCCCAAAGTGCTGGCCGCTGGTTTTCCCAACGTACGAGTCATCACTTGGCTTTTAAGCAAACCGAGTCAGGCAAGTCTCAGTTAACCATTGAATTACTGTCCGTCGATGATCCTGCGGTAATTGCCCTGTGTCAGCAATATGACATGGATCCTGCTTGGGCAGTGTGCGGCGCACGGGTTAGCTGGGACGGCACAATGGAATGGGATAGCGAGAAGCACGAAGGCTCAACGGTACTGGTCCCCATCCTGGATCAGGGGTCGCGGATGGAAGGCAAGCTTCTGCGGGAAATGGGCTATGCCGAAAAAGCACCCGTTGCGGGTCGCTTCAGTATGGGCAGTGATGGTGCCCTGACATTGATTACCGAATACGAAACCATGTATTCCGAAGAGCGCCTCTGGTTTGCCAGCCCCAATTTACGTCTGCGCACCAGTATTCTCAAGCGCTTTGGTGGTTTTAGTATGGCTTCCTTCTGCTCGGAAATTCGCTTAGGGGTGACGCAACCCGCCAACTCCTGA